A single Lolium perenne isolate Kyuss_39 chromosome 6, Kyuss_2.0, whole genome shotgun sequence DNA region contains:
- the LOC127309092 gene encoding putative disease resistance RPP13-like protein 2 — MEKVGQQYLKELVARHLVSLTLMDYLICDNEFVTIHEHIHAFLCFQAQDTNFVEVHGGDDFLPLASARRLSLQNNISKYAALDNHMPKLWSVLACFEKDEDTGEEEFITAGKSLICSSLSSHGAKSKRRNNSYIRQLLQGSHFLRVINIQGLEVGLKLPNEIGNVLHLQYLGIKSCSLREIPPSIGRLINLQTLDVRGTNVTELPESFWQILTLRHVFGDGIILPRRVGRLKYIQTLESVTPDEKIGWDENTLAEMLYLSCLFIWKLSALNKDNLLAALNKLIHLKLLNLKGDVVPSIVFTQSLPRLEIMEIKGRLDMTSEINGICKSLPNLTQLSLENTEISQDFIDELAMLPFLIDIALYTGSYRGNKLTFKARGFHKLRTMVIGLEKLKTLEIEDSALPMIEDPHIYVYSNDFEILIHGKRPKIVEKIRIEDENVFKKIKMISFDTDIFPLSKKEDQNEQGNGVRQ, encoded by the coding sequence ATGGAGAAAGTGGGGCAGCAATACTTAAAGGAGTTGGTCGCTAGGCATTTGGTTAGTCTTACTCTGATGGACTATCTCATCTGCGATAATGAGTTTGTCACCATCCATGAGCATATCCATGCATTTCTGTGCTTTCAAGCGCAGGATACAAATTTTGTTGAAGTCCATGGTGGTGACGATTTCCTCCCTTTGGCATCTGCTCGCCGCCTCTCTTTACAGAACAACATTAGCAAATATGCTGCTCTTGACAACCACATGCCAAAGCTCTGGTCCGTACTAGCTTGCTTTGAGAAAGATGAAGACACTGGAGAGGAAGAATTTATCACAGCTGGAAAGAGTCTGATATGTTCAAGTCTATCAAGTCATGGAGCCAAATCCAAGAGACGCAACAATTCGTACATACGACAACTGTTGCAAGGATCCCATTTCCTCCGTGTCATCAACATACAGGGCCTTGAGGTTGGTCTTAAGTTACCAAATGAAATTGGCAATGTTTTGCATTTGCAGTACCTCGGTATTAAATCATGTTCCTTGAGGGAGATCCCACCATCAATTGGAAGGCTCATAAATCTTCAAACACTAGATGTCAGAGGCACAAATGTCACGGAGCTCCCTGAATCATTCTGGCAGATTTTGACTCTCCGGCATGTATTTGGTGATGGAATCATCCTTCCTAGGAGGGTTGGCAGGCTGAAGTACATACAAACACTTGAGAGCGTAACACCAGATGAAAAGATTGGATGGGATGAAAATACCCTTGCAGAAATGTTATATCTTAGTTGTTTGTTCATTTGGAAACTGTCGGCGCTCAACAAAGACAATTTGCTAGCAGCTCTCAACAAACTCATTCATCTCAAGTTGCTTAACCTAAAGGGTGACGTTGTTCCGTCAATTGTGTTTACTCAATCATTGCCACGCCTAGAGATTATGGAAATAAAAGGAAGGCTTGATATGACATCTGAAATAAACGGCATTTGCAAGTCACTGCCCAATCTCACTCAGCTGTCTCTAGAAAACACAGAGATCTCACAGGATTTTATTGACGAGCTGGCAATGTTGCCTTTCCTAATTGATATTGCCTTGTATACAGGCTCGTACAGAGGGAATAAGCTTACCTTCAAAGCTCGTGGGTTTCACAAACTGAGGACAATGGTGATAGGCTTGGAAAAATTGAAGACCCTAGAAATAGAAGACTCTGCACTTCCCATGATAGAGGATCCTCATATTTATGTCTACTCCAATGATTTTGAAATTTTGATCCATGGAAAACGACCAAAAATTGTCGAAAAAATCAGAATTGAAGATGAAAATGTTTTTAAGAAGATCAAAATGATATCTTTTGATACtgatatatttcctttatcgaaaaaagaagATCAAAATGAACAGGGAAATGGAGTTCGACAATGA